A genomic window from Leishmania mexicana MHOM/GT/2001/U1103 complete genome, chromosome 14 includes:
- a CDS encoding protein phosphatase 2C-like protein: MLRKGRKANNNNAVGSGGGGGAPSRSPTRDGWSHQPPTALSPAETRANLLYQCYDASVYAPSNATFLSPSSTSGGGKQRPSGVAGSYAVGAASGKASRTRRGGSIAGFNGTKRQSNAQATTITTANKQQQQFGSSESRATPPLIPAPPPVARGGDSYVNENTRLVVSDPLPYSSRQQQRDGNRGGDVSDYTSARREVMGAARGRDEVRYTLDLNGRRCSDSTPYSGAGMGRPRASSLPRTHEDVKEILPRLRPLRDVRHGGDLSRLRSPLPRHSVDHHGAVAGYALDSLRTTAPNGTMFADDTEKEKQREVLSAPPASSTMIPSSYSPRPVADQVRLLGRHNNRGSIHRSNAMATRAAGSPDTRILRQSPLSSGSDDDGFASASGPSALETTTAAAAAGPGNGRTASIEARRNVKGGAAAAVAAAIAQRGNTGLGETVRKKPVYDNSGANAKRSPYGAEAERPEHKGREARGEAVDADELFGSTQMLCSLRSGAERSDGNTADARPPPPAVPVTAPSSRMRNRDHSGAKCRENELPVYKFNVVLSSGKTATAPISLIAGSGCVQGMRPTMEDAHFAELNVTHVRGQPVSLLAVLDGHCGRRVADLGAKWLPHYVLHHAALGENNALALVESILQTDREIFHTLQSKSHGHHQHKAGNGSGRRRRDVDEEVFDEMTSGTNGGSTLIAAAVCGRMLYVACLGDARAVLYDGHTTIAMSEDHKPGNTDESRRIAKCGGFVQFGRVCGILAVSRALGDFEFKFQPSSSPDAAGEEKLSTTFPFGALRENDSSGSAAPSPSSHNHRFISNRDLMVSNIADVRQLHLTDASAFLLLACDGLWDVLSNEEATEFVRDFLCYTPDVCDPHIFSGAKSRPPPDVVQRVLNNCCQKLAEFAVDRGSMDNVSVMVLFFHDVVDTVARFIGRVPSPANVGEAISNASRQPHSLQGSGRSHPRKSVQSVFELTNKQLKVRNGRIVAQR; this comes from the coding sequence ATGCTTCGGAAAGGTCGAAAagccaacaacaacaacgccgtcggcagcggcggcggtggtggtgctccgTCGCGAAGCCCCACGCGGGACGGGTGGAGCCACCAGCCTCCGACGGCGTTGTCTCCTGCAGAGACCCGCGCCAACCTGCTCTATCAGTGCTACGACGCGTCTGTGTATGCACCGAGTAACGCGACGTTTTTGTCACCTTCGAgcaccagcggtggcggcaagcAGCGTCCCAGTGGTGTGGCTGGCTCTTACGCTGTTGGTGCGGCAAGTGGAAAGGCAAGCCGCACTagacgaggaggcagcaTTGCCGGCTTCAATGGAACGAAACGCCAGAGTAACGCGCAAGCGACAACGATAACCACTGCTaacaagcagcagcagcagtttgGTAGCAGCGAGTCGCGTgcaacaccgccgctgatcccagcaccgccgccggttGCCAGGGGTGGTGATAGCTACGTGAATGAAAACACTCGCCTTGTCGTTTCGGACCCACTCCCATACTCTTCACGACAACAGCAGAGAGACGGAAACCGTGGCGGCGATGTCAGTGACTACACTTCGGCCCGTCGTGAAGTCATGGGTGCTGCAAGGGGCCGCGATGAGGTGCGCTACACCCTTGACCTCAACGGTCGACGATGCAGCGACAGCACACCGTACAGCGGAGCTGGCATGGGTCGCCCACGTgcctcgtcgctgccacgCACCCACGAAGACGTGAAGGAGAtcctgccgcggctgcggccgctTCGAGATGTCCGACATGGTGGCGACCTGAGCAGGCTGCGCAGTCCACTGCCACGGCACTCGGTCGACCACCACGGCGCAGTCGCTGGTTACGCGCTGGACAGCTTGCGTACCACGGCGCCTAACGGCACCATGTTTGCCGATGAcacagaaaaggagaagcaaCGCGAGGTACTAAGcgcaccgccggcgtcgtcgacAATGATTCCGTCCAGCTACTCACCGCGACCGGTGGCAGACCAGGTACGTCTGCTCGGCCGTCACAACAACCGAGGCAGCATACACCGAAGCAACGCTATGGCGACCCGGGCGGCCGGCAGCCCGGATACTCGAATACTGCGCCAGTCgccgctcagcagcggcagcgacgatgacggGTTTGCCTCTGCCAGTGGGCCATCTGCCTTGGagaccaccaccgccgctgctgctgctggcccCGGCAACGGCCGTACCGCTTCGATCGAGGCCCGGCGTAACGTGAAGGGcggggcagccgcagcagtcgcggCAGCAatcgcgcagcgcggcaacaCTGGCCTTGGTGAGACGGTCAGAAAGAAGCCTGTGTATGACAATAGCGGGGCCAATGCGAAGAGATCGCCGTATGGCGCCGAGGCCGAGCGGCCGGAGCACAAGGGTCGTGAGGCTAGAGGTGAGGCGGTGGACGCCGACGAGCTTTTCGGTAGCACGCAGATGCTCTGCTCGCTGCGGTCGGGTGCGGAAAGAAGCGACGGCAACACTGCTGACGCACGACCTCccccgccggcggtgccggtgacCGCGCCATCGTCGCGCATGCGCAACCGCGACCACAGTGGGGCGAAGTGCCGCGAGAACGAGCTTCCTGTCTACAAGTTTAACGTGGTGCTCAGCAGTGGCAAGACGGCGACAGCCCCTATATCGCTTatcgccggcagcggctgtgtgCAAGGGATGCGGCCGACCATGGAGGACGCGCACTTCGCCGAGCTCAACGTGACCCACGTGCGTGGCCAGCCCGTCTCTCTTCTGGCGGTGTTGGACGGCCACTGCGGACGGCGGGTCGCCGACCTCGGGGCCAAGTGGCTGCCTCACTACGTATTGCATCACGCCGCCCTTGGCGAGAACAACGCTCTGGCGCTTGTGGAGTCTATCCTGCAGACCGACCGCGAGATTTTTCACACGCTGCAGTCCAAGAGCCACGGACACCACCAGCACAAGGCGGGCAACGGTAgcggacggcgacgccgcgacgTAGATGAGGAAGTGTTCGACGAAATGACGAGCGGGACGAACGGCGGGTCGACACTGATTGCGGCCGCCGTGTGCGGCCGGATGCTGTACGTGGCGTGCCTCGGCGACGCCCGGGCGGTGCTCTATGACGGACACACCACCATCGCGATGAGCGAGGATCACAAGCCCGGCAACACGGACGAGTCCCGCCGCATCGCTAAATGCGGCGGCTTCGTGCAGTTTGGCCGCGTGTGCGGCATTCTCGCGGTGAGCCGCGCCCTTGGGGACTTTGAGTTCAAGTTCcagccgtcgtcgtcacccGATGcggcgggggaggagaaaCTGTCGACCACCTTCCCGTTTGGCGCCCTACGCGAGAACGACTCGAGCGggtcagcggcgccgtcaccttCCTCGCACAATCATCGCTTCATCTCGAATCGGGACTTGATGGTGAGCAACATCGCTGACGTCCGACAGCTGCACCTTACcgacgcctccgccttcttaCTGCTCGCCTGTGACGGGCTGTGGGACGTGCTGAGCAACGAAGAGGCCACCGAGTTTGTGCGCGACTTCCTGTGCTACACGCCGGATGTGTGCGACCCGCACATTTTCTCCGGTGCAAAGTCGCGCCCACCCCCTGACGTTGTGCAGCGCGTGCTCAACAACTGCTGTCAGAAACTCGCCGAGTTCGCTGTCGATCGCGGCAGTATGGATAACGTCTCTGTGATGGTGCTCTTCTTCCACGATGTCGTCGACACTGTCGCGCGCTTCATCGGGCGGGTGCCGTCCCCGGCGAATGTAGGCGAAGCCATTAGCAACGCTTCCAGGCAGCCGCACTCGTTGCAAGGCTCGGGCAGGTCGCATCCGCGCAAATCGGTGCAGTCGGTCTTCGAGCTGACGAACAAACAGCTGAAGGTGCGCAACGGCCGCATCGTCGCGCAGCGGTAG